The DNA region TAACAGCTGCCAATCCACAGTATTATCCTAAGTTTTCTATGTTTAAAAGCGGCACATTTTGTCACAGCGCTGGGACGTTTTCTTAAAGAAGAGCTTCCTATTCCTCATCTGAAATGGTGTGAAGAAAATAGGTCAGCAATAGCATGATGAAAAAGTAGATGCCATCATTCTACGCACCAGAAAGATAAAAGTTTATGATGCACATGGTGGCAAAGCCGGCGAGCACAGTTGCGAACTGTGCAAATCCCGCCCATCGTCGCGTGGAGTTTGAGTGCCATCGCGCCTTCTCGCGCGGTATCACCTCACAGACGGTGACGTAGAAGAGTGTGCCTCCCGCCAGAGCTTGAACGATAGGCAGAGTTTTGCTGGACCAAGCGGCGGGCACATCCACGATAAGCATGCCCAGACCAATGCCAATGACGGCTCCCAGGGCAAATACCGAAATGCCGACGAACTGGGCGCGAAAACTCGTCTGCGGATTCGAGCGGAACTCGAGCCCCAGACAAAAGCCCATTACGAACTTGTGGCAGGCGACGGCCCCTAGAAGAAATAGAACCTAAGACGAAACAAAGCAGATTCCGGTTATCTAATTGGACTAAGCTCTCGCGTTTCTTTGCTTCAATATTTGTCTAAGATTGCGCACTATAGCTGATCTAGTCTAACTATGTCAAGGCAGGCGACACAGACCTTTGTGGATGAGTTCTGGACGCCGATGGCGAGTCCTTCTATGGCAGAGTGCAGGGACAGAGCCACAAAGAGGCCGAGAGTACCGGTCATGGATTGGGCGCACGGTTCCGTGTGACTGGTATGACAGATGCGGGCGTTGGCGTCCTCTACGCTGGCTTCGTCACAGCCAGATGCGCTGGCCGGGTGATCGTGGTCATGAACGCTGCTTAACCGAAGCACAAAGCAATTAGTTTTGGGTGAGGGGACGGAAATGCAATAAACCTACTGGCTGTGGTGGCGCGAATGGCCATGTGACGTATTGGGCTCCGCTGATAAAAGGGGCGCTCGTTCGTCCACTGCGCCGTAGCCATTGCCATTGGTGGGACGACGTGTAGGCTCTGTTTCCGGAGTTTCTGCAGCCGGGGAATGAGTGTGCTGAATAGCCTCACCAAAGAAGAAGTGTATGAATTCGTCGATAAAATAGATGATGAAGAACCCGCCGCACATGGCCACCTCAGCGAATTTCGAGTTCATTTGCTCGCGCACCTGTTGCATTCGTAAGTTAACAGGTTATCAAATTGCACCAACACACAATCGCAGCCCAGCTCACCTCGGGCAGAATGTGAACCAGTGCGGTGGCCAGCAGAATGCCCGCGCCGAAGCACAGGAGCAGGGATGTGGTCAGCGGGAAGCGCCGACGATTCCGCTCCGAAATAAAGGCGGGCAGCAATCCGGACAAAAGACTGCCGAGGCCCAGGACCAGCATAGCCAGCACCTTTTCCAGGTCGCCGCGACTCGTGGCAGCTAGTGTGGGGCTCGGAGTGACTTCCATGGGTAGACCGTCGGTTGGCAAACTCATTGTATCAACTGCCAGACTGTGTCATCAAGAGTGGGCcagtaaaacacacaaaagtTCGTTGCATTTACTATTTTTAAACTAAACAGTTGCGAAGTGAGCGCAGCTCGTCTCCAACGAAATGCCAAAACGCCTCACAAGTGGGGCTGCACGAAAGTAAGGCATTTCTGCAGTGCCCCTTTCAGGTCACACTCCTCCAaccaattttttaatttcgcGGTTTTTtctgttacatttttttaccATACACTTATTTTAATAGCGATTATCgcaataaaaaataccaaaGAGAGAGGGTATGCCCATTCCGGCAACAGTTGTGGACTTCAACAAATGCTCCTGTagttaaaattcaaaatttgacCGTTTCTGTCCTGGTTGGTCCTGGTCCGTTGGAAAATGCATCGTCGTTGTATAATCTGTGGCCAGGAGCCGGGCGAGCACTGCGTCTACCCGCGTAACATGTCGGAGGCTCGCCGATGGCAGAACCTGGCCAACCTCAGCAGCTTTGACGTGGACCCCGAGTCGCTCTGCCGGCACGGTTGCGTGTGCGCCTCCCACTTGGACAGCCAAGGATCCGGCTCGGAAACGGAGAGCTCGCCTGGTGCTGCTGGCCGGGCAAGGACTCCAGCTGGCTTGCAGGAATGGAGCAGCAAGTGGAGCTCATCGGCATCGGACGCCGGCCACGGCTACCCCATCAACAGAAAGCCTATGGAGCGGATGCAGAACCAAAGCAAGCACACTCTCGGTTCGCAGGGGCAGGAATTCAGCAGCGCAAATAGATGTACAAATGGTTATTGTCGTTTTCGAAACAACTACAACAGTATGTTCCCGAGTAATCCCCATACGTACACCCAAATGGCACAGAAGTATCCTAATCCACAGGCACCAAGGGCCACCAGCCTAGACAACAAAAAGCCTCCTCCTATCAAAGTTAACCCAAGAGTAAATAGACCGTCATTTCGAGCTGTAAACTGCACCTGTGATGGTTGCACCTGCACTTTCTGTCCAGTGCAAGGGATCAAGAAAGCGAGCGAATCTTTAGAAGATTCAGGCAGCCAACAAAGTATAAATAAGGAAAAACGGAAGGATATTTCAAAAGGTAgccagaaaaaaacaaaaccctGTGAACGTCCTACTTGTCCAACTTTCAGGTCAATGGACTTCAAGACTGAAGGAGAAGATTTCTACCCGATATCGTTAACTTCACGAGGAAACCAAAGATATAGAAAACCGATAAAACAGCAGGACACAACTCAAAAGCCTAAGCTGAAGAGCGAATGCTGCCAGACTTGCAGTACCCATCATTTCAAGGATCAGGAAGTGCAGTGCTCAACGGTGAATCTGCCGACTCAGAGCTCTTCCCCTGTTGGTCGACCCAAGCTGGCCGGCTCGTTCAGCCATCAAACTGGAAGCTCAGCGACGGGCTTCTCCGCCGGATATACCACTAACTCCAGTAACTTTACTTGTGGCTGCGGCGAGagaagaaattcaaatgctaTCAACGTGCTGCTTATGAACGGCACCCGAAATAATGACTATGAAGATCCGTGCTGCTCACCGGCAAAGCAACGACCCATGGCTCCGCCTCCTGAAATTTGTGTTCAGGAGTCCGATCTGACCGAGTGCAACGAACGTGCTGTATTCCCGGAAATTGACAAGCCCAATTACAGAGTTTGCCGATCATCGAACGAGACCAACGTTCTGGTCTTGGAGGAGGGTTCTTTGGATAAATGCAGCCCCATCGCAGGGGAGGATGCGAGTACACCAGATATCAAGACCCAGAATCATAGCAATGCTCATCAAAATCCCAACGCGAGTAAAGAGCAAGAGAATAATTTTTTTGACAACTGGCTCGAATCTCCAGCCACAAATAACTTCACCAAGGTTCTGGAACTGCAGAGATCTCGCATCAAGGAGCTGGAGAATCTGCTGGAGCAGCACAGCCTTCTGCAGCAGACCATCCAGCACAAGGTTGCGGAACTGCAGTGCACAGATATACCGgatcctaaaaataaaactaaatcaTAAGCCAAATACACATCTAGTAATCGTATCTTTAAGGGCATTTAGTTGGTTTTCAAAGGGTGAAGAGTGTTTTATTCGCTATTACCGCTTGAATTCCAATACCAAACTTTCAGTTTGACCATCTAAATCAAGAGCAAATCCTTAAGAGTCTAGGCAGCGGTCTGGATGACATCGGTGTAGAGCTTGACCTTAGTGGCAATGCTCATGTCGACGTACTTGTCGCCAATGGAAACGATCAGGCCACCGATGATGCTGGGGTCCACTCGGGAAGTGATCTTCAGAGACTCGTTGCCCTTCAGGAAAGACTGAAAAGCAAATGAGCGATAAATTGTGTTGGTGAAAGAAGATATATATGAAGTAGCTACCTTAAGGGCACCTTCCAGCTGCTTGCTCTGGGAGGCATCCAAGGGCTTGGCGGTGACCACCTCGCAGACGACCTCACCGCGGTGTGCGGCCATGATGGTCTTGTAGGCGTTGATAACGGTGTCCAGCTTCTTGAGACGCCCGTTGTCGGCCAGCAGACCCAACAGATTGGCGGTAGCCGGGGCGAAGCGGAGCTTCTCGGATGCCTCCTTCAAAGCGGTGGCCATGACCTTCTTGTTGATGATGGGGCTGGTCACGTACTCGCGCAGCTTCTTGTCGCTACGGATGGTGGCCTGCAGAGCAGTCAAATCCTTCTCCACCTGATCCAACTGGCTCAACTTGGAGGCAGCCGAGTACAGAGCGGTAGCATAGCGACCCTCCAGGCCGAACACCTGCACTGGTGGCTTCACCGTCGCCTGGGCGGCAGCGGAGCTGAGGGTGCGGCTCTGCGGGATTAGCAAAAGAGAGCACTTGGTGAGTTCTTTGacttaataaacataaactaCCCGTGGTTCGTGGGTTAAGGTGGGCAAAAATTACATAACCAAGAAACGCGCGTTAGATAATTGTCCATATGCGACAGCGGGTTGCCCAGGCAATAATAACTTGACATGCACTTGAAATGGCTTGCCATTGTCCGGAGGTTGGTAattttttcctatttattCGCATTATAACATACCAAAATTGCCAATTTGTTAATAGAGGCCATCGTTTTTATCCCGACAAATTTTCAGCTAAAACTCTCAGCTGTGACCAGGGCTACGTTACTCGTTACTCGACGTGTGCCAGGGCTGTTTAGAGAGTTGTAAGGGTTGCAGCGCGATTATCGAGTACAAAATATAGCTAGTTTAGAAATGTTGTACTAGCTAGTTTAAAAAagtgtattttaatttaattattattctgGCTTATTAAGTATTTCAAATAGACCTAATTTTACTATTTAATGGGTACCTAAACTCCATCTTAATAGTAACACCACcacatttgtttatttctttcaaAGAGATGACATaagaaattttataaattgtcATGTAATTTCAAAAACACCAAATTTAATTCTGTCATAGCATTTtacataaatgaaaacaacGGCTTCAAATCGATTTACgtctttttatttgttttaaattattttaatggtGATTCTCAGTTTCTGTTGCCTTTTAATGGAAATACGCATGACTTTTTGCTTAGATCGAAACCTAAATTTGTCTGAAATGGTTgcaaatatgtaaatgttGCATAACCACCGAGAAAACTATAGTTTCAAGTGGTTGGAAACACTGTGGGCCTTCGGTTGGGAGCGATTTGAAATTATATGAATCACTTTACTTGTCATCTAAAAAGGGTTTGACTGTTAGTAAATTATTTCTGTACAAAAGGCACTTTATTATCTTACCTTCATCCTCATCTTCTTCCTCGCCTTCACCATCCTCACCATCCTCGTCGTCGAATGCCTCCTCCTCGTTATCTTCGTtgtcctcctcgtcctcgggCTCCACCTCAATATCAGGTACCAGATAATACTGCAGTGGATTTGGCCAAAGGTCGTCTTTTATCAGTTCTGCGATCTCGTCGTTAACGGGATCGGTGTTATCCGAGAACCAATCGAAGAAGGTTTTGTACTCGGAGTTGCGCTTCTTTTTGTTCCCGTAGGGCTTCGTCAGCAACAGTTTGAGCAGGTTCTTTCCCTCCTTCCATTTGATGGGCGTGCTGGTGGACGCGGGCCAGTCGCCGTTCTCAGAAGCAGCTTTAGTTGAAATAGTAATAGGTTGTTTGAGcggtttttatatatacaaatcTCCTGCAGAACTTACCCGCTGAATTCAGGTGGAACTCTTTGGTGAGCACCTTGTTTTCGAAGTAAGGATTCTCGTCGAAATGGAAGTTGATGCGGTAGCCCGATTTGATGTCCTCGAACTCCTCCACCTCAAGTTTGTTGAGCGCGTGCAGgcactcctcctcctcttcgtcTAGAATGCCGGATACTTGCGGGTGGTTGATAAACTGCAAGGATGAAAGTTTATTAGATAATAATAGATTATTAAGGGGATGCATAATATCAATCAGAATGCCATGTTTATGGCACTTGAATTACAATTTATCTTTTCAATTATGCTATCAACTTTTAAgtacttatttaatttacagaTATTTTGAACTGGGCTTGGTTGTGTATTTCCCGGCGAGACCCGCCAGACGGATGTATCGATAACACGATTTTTCCGGGAGGGGGCAAATGCGCGGGGAGCCGGCGGTGTCGGCATTGCAGCCCAAGATGAACAAGAAAAAATTCCTCGAATAGAGAAAATTTCTTGTACATGTGTGCTAGGTCACAGAACTCATTATCTCCATTTTTCAAGGCTTCGAAAGACCTAGGCGGCTCTACCGGAACCCAGCAGACGGACACGCGGACAAGGAAAACATGGCCGCGGAGCGAAGAACTCACCGAGGTCACCCAGAAGTTGGGAATGCGCTTGACCAGCTCGCTGCGCTTCTCGTAGCAGGGCTTCCGCAGCTTGTTGTACTTCTGCTCCACCTTGAGGATCTCCTCGCTGGCCTTCTCGTTCAGCGCATCGATCTCGTTCTGGCAAGcatcaatctgctccagcgCCTCCGACTCCTCCTCGTTGTTGCCGGCGGCGGCGGATGTGTTGCCATCGACGGGGGCGCCGTCCAGCTTGGCTCGCTTTGGCACGCTCGACATTCTGCTCGCTTTTCCGGTGTGTGTGCGGTCGTAATTCCCGAGATATTTGACCAAAAAGCGGCGGTACAGTTGAGCAGAAGAGAAGCGAAGCGGATTTTTTACCTTGCGTTTGCGGCTGCGGAGCTGTAAATGTATCGATAGTGTAACGCTCTATCGTTACGGGACGCAGTCGGTCACACCAGCGTCGCTGTACAACACTGGCCAAGCATGATTACAGCGGTATCGATAGTGCTATCAATATCGTCGAGTCCAATCGTTCTTCGATATCGAGATTTGATGCCGAGCTGTAATagctgaaaattaattttataattttgcaTACGCATCGTTTTCAAAAACATCAGCAACATGGCCACGGCTGAAGCGCAAATCGGTGTGAACAGGAACTTGCAGAAGCAGGACCTCAGCAACTTGGTAAGCAGCCCAGAAACACAACCGCCAGACGCCGCCTGCCCTTTTTTTCCACCCGTGTGTGAAAGTGTACGCGTCGTCATTGTGGAGCCGCTTCCCGGAAAAACGGCGGGGTGCGGGGCGCAAGGACGCGCCCATATTGTCTCGAACGGTCCATGGAACGGTTTTGCAGGATATACCAGTGGGTTTTGCCAGGGCCAGCCGTGATTTGTTGTGGGTGAGAGACCTTGGTGAAAAGGCAGCACGTGGCGCTACATTTAGGGTCTGTTTGGTTTTCCCCGCGAGTTTGGCTCTGCATATGGGCATTATGCGGCCCCTGGCGGTATTTGGGCTGTGCCAAGCAGCTCAGTTTCGCGAGGACTGTCCAACTGTTGTCATCCATTTAGCTGATGCAATTCAAGCGACATTCTAACCTCAAAATCCACGGCTTTCctacatacacacatgcagCTGAGGGAGGGTGTTTTGTCAGGGGGTGTGGCAGTGGTAAACAAGACTTGTGCTCTGATTTTGCCCTGTGGATGCGCCTTTATTAATCGCATTGTATTGTAATCTTGCAGGACGTCACCAAACTAACGCCTCTGTCACCGGAGGTCATCTCCCGACAGGCGACCATCAACATTGGCACCATCGGTCATGTGGCTCACGGCAAATCCACGGTGGTCAAAGCCATCTCCGGCGTGCAGACTGTGCGTTTCAAGAACGAACTGGAGCGCAACATCACAATCAAGCTGGGTGAGTCAGGGATCCGTGTAGGCTAGTCATAGTCTATGATGTACTTTTCTACTCGACAATAATTTAGCCTAGCCGTATGTTAATTTTTCCTGCTCGCCTGTAAACCCCGTAGTACCCTAAGATTGTACTCCTTCTCGGCTGGCCGAAAATAACCCATTATTATCTTAAGAACTCATTCTTTAACACCGTTCCGCGACGGCACACCGCGTAGCCAAAACTGTCGCTGCTTTAAATCGAGATACTGTTGTAAAAGGGTTCTGCGAATGATTGTCTCTTGTAATTCAAAGTCCTgtgtattttgtttacttaaaTTGCTGGATTAGCACGCGTTGCCTTGTGTCGTCGCCCAAGTAGACTAAAAAGATTAAAGAAGTTGTCTTTAGAATGTTGTATTTtacaaaactaaattaaaaagcGCACCTAAAGATTGGTATTAAGAATATCTTCTTGTTAGCTTAGCCTTGATTCTGTTACATTGATTGATACGACTGATAATccagcaatttaattaattgccaatctttttcttctttttccctATTTCTCctgttttttcgtttttttcggTTGCGACGCGTctaccaaaataaaaaaacaccGAACCCACCATCCAATCCAAAATTGTCAAAAAATTGTCATTTGCAGAACGCTTAAGCGaaaagaaaatcgaaaaactttTGAGCTCtaagcagcagcgacagcagtATGAAATCAAACAGCGTTCACTGCTGCGGCATCTCGCCGAATTGCGGCGGCATAGCCGATTCCGCCGCCTCTGCACGATGCCAGCTCCGTTTTCCAAGCCAGCATCCGCCTCCAGTGTAGATAGACGCACCACCCGGCGAAGCACCAGTCAGACCTCACTGAGTCCCAGCAATAGTAGCGGCTATGGCAGCGTTTTTGGCTGCGAGGAACATGATGTGGACAAAGTACAAAGTGTCAAGGGATTCGCCAATCTAAAGCGTCGACGCAGCAGTTGTGCGGACAccccaactcccaactccaaGCGGTCGAAAAATAATGAGGGATTAATAGTCAAAAAGCCACCCAAAGGAGAGTATGTCGTGGAGCGTATTGAATGCGTCGAGGTGGACCAATATCAGCCAGTCTTCTTCGTGAAATGGTTGGGTTACAAGGACAGCGATAACACCTGGGAAAGCCTTGCCAACGTGGCCGACTGCGCCCAAATGGAAGAGTTTGTGGAGCGGCATCAGCAGCTCTACGAGACATACATAGCTAAGGTCACCATTGAACTTGAGGAACAGCTGGAGGCCTTGCCACTAATGGAAAACATTACTGTGGCCGAAGTAGATGCCTATGATCCCCTCAATCTGCAGCTTGATCTTATCCTACTCGCCCAATATCGCGCTGCCAGCAGTCGAAGCCAAAGGGAGCCGCAGAAAATTGGAGAGCGAGCCTTGAGAAGCATGCAACTGAAGCGGGCCCAATATTCACGGCGCAAACAGCTGGTTGATTTAGCATTGTTTGAGGAGCGCATGAATCGTGTGGAGAAACCGTCACCTCCAATACGCGTTGAGAACAACGTAGATCTGGACACCATAGACAGCAGTTTCAAGTACATACAGGATAACATAATCGGAAAAGGTGTGCCCAAGCCGGAAGCGGGGCTTCTAGGCTGTAAGTGCATTGACGAGAATGGCGTAGAGGTGTGTGCTGCCTCTACGAAATGTTGTGCCCGCATGGCCGGCGAGCTGTTTGCCTACGAGCGAAGTACACGGCGCTTGCGCCTTCGTCCCGGTGGCGCCATCTTCGAGTGCAATAGCCGCTGCTCATGCGATTCAAACTGCTCCAACCGACTGGTGCAGCATGGACGCCAGATACCGTTGGTGCTGTTTAAGACCAGCAACGGCAGCGGATGGGGGGTGCGTGCCGCAACTGCCCTGCGTAAGGGTGAATTTGTGTGCGAGTACATTGGGGAGATCATCACCAGCGATGAGGCAAATGAGCGCGGAAAGGCGTACGACGACAA from Drosophila santomea strain STO CAGO 1482 chromosome 3R, Prin_Dsan_1.1, whole genome shotgun sequence includes:
- the LOC120451482 gene encoding ATP synthase subunit O, mitochondrial, whose protein sequence is MASINKLAILSRTLSSAAAQATVKPPVQVFGLEGRYATALYSAASKLSQLDQVEKDLTALQATIRSDKKLREYVTSPIINKKVMATALKEASEKLRFAPATANLLGLLADNGRLKKLDTVINAYKTIMAAHRGEVVCEVVTAKPLDASQSKQLEGALKSFLKGNESLKITSRVDPSIIGGLIVSIGDKYVDMSIATKVKLYTDVIQTAA
- the LOC120451477 gene encoding uncharacterized protein LOC120451477 isoform X1, translated to MHRRCIICGQEPGEHCVYPRNMSEARRWQNLANLSSFDVDPESLCRHGCVCASHLDSQGSGSETESSPGAAGRARTPAGLQEWSSKWSSSASDAGHGYPINRKPMERMQNQSKHTLGSQGQEFSSANRCTNGYCRFRNNYNSMFPSNPHTYTQMAQKYPNPQAPRATSLDNKKPPPIKVNPRVNRPSFRAVNCTCDGCTCTFCPVQGIKKASESLEDSGSQQSINKEKRKDISKGSQKKTKPCERPTCPTFRSMDFKTEGEDFYPISLTSRGNQRYRKPIKQQDTTQKPKLKSECCQTCSTHHFKDQEVQCSTVNLPTQSSSPVGRPKLAGSFSHQTGSSATGFSAGYTTNSSNFTCGCGERRNSNAINVLLMNGTRNNDYEDPCCSPAKQRPMAPPPEICVQESDLTECNERAVFPEIDKPNYRVCRSSNETNVLVLEEGSLDKCSPIAGEDASTPDIKTQNHSNAHQNPNASKEQENNFFDNWLESPATNNFTKVLELQRSRIKELENLLEQHSLLQQTIQHKVAELQCTDIPDPKNKTKS
- the LOC120451481 gene encoding protein SET produces the protein MSSVPKRAKLDGAPVDGNTSAAAGNNEEESEALEQIDACQNEIDALNEKASEEILKVEQKYNKLRKPCYEKRSELVKRIPNFWVTSFINHPQVSGILDEEEEECLHALNKLEVEEFEDIKSGYRINFHFDENPYFENKVLTKEFHLNSAAASENGDWPASTSTPIKWKEGKNLLKLLLTKPYGNKKKRNSEYKTFFDWFSDNTDPVNDEIAELIKDDLWPNPLQYYLVPDIEVEPEDEEDNEDNEEEAFDDEDGEDGEGEEEDEDEDDK
- the LOC120451477 gene encoding uncharacterized protein LOC120451477 isoform X2, translating into MHRRCIICGQEPGEHCVYPRNMSEARRWQNLANLSSFDVDPESLCRHGCVCASHLDSQGSGSETESSPGAAGRARTPAGLQEWSSKWSSSASDAGHGYPINRKPMERMQNQSKHTLGSQGQEFSSANRCTNGYCRFRNNYNSTKGHQPRQQKASSYQS
- the LOC120451476 gene encoding histone-lysine N-methyltransferase Su(var)3-9 isoform X1 — translated: MATAEAQIGVNRNLQKQDLSNLDVTKLTPLSPEVISRQATINIGTIGHVAHGKSTVVKAISGVQTVRFKNELERNITIKLERLSEKKIEKLLSSKQQRQQYEIKQRSLLRHLAELRRHSRFRRLCTMPAPFSKPASASSVDRRTTRRSTSQTSLSPSNSSGYGSVFGCEEHDVDKVQSVKGFANLKRRRSSCADTPTPNSKRSKNNEGLIVKKPPKGEYVVERIECVEVDQYQPVFFVKWLGYKDSDNTWESLANVADCAQMEEFVERHQQLYETYIAKVTIELEEQLEALPLMENITVAEVDAYDPLNLQLDLILLAQYRAASSRSQREPQKIGERALRSMQLKRAQYSRRKQLVDLALFEERMNRVEKPSPPIRVENNVDLDTIDSSFKYIQDNIIGKGVPKPEAGLLGCKCIDENGVEVCAASTKCCARMAGELFAYERSTRRLRLRPGGAIFECNSRCSCDSNCSNRLVQHGRQIPLVLFKTSNGSGWGVRAATALRKGEFVCEYIGEIITSDEANERGKAYDDKGRTYLFDLDYNTAQDSEYTIDAANYGNISHFINHSCDPNLAVFPCWIEHLNVALPHLVFFTLRPIKAGEELSFDYIRADNEDLPYENLSTAVRVECRCGADNCRKVLF
- the LOC120451476 gene encoding histone-lysine N-methyltransferase Su(var)3-9 isoform X2 → MQLREGVLSGGVAVDVTKLTPLSPEVISRQATINIGTIGHVAHGKSTVVKAISGVQTVRFKNELERNITIKLERLSEKKIEKLLSSKQQRQQYEIKQRSLLRHLAELRRHSRFRRLCTMPAPFSKPASASSVDRRTTRRSTSQTSLSPSNSSGYGSVFGCEEHDVDKVQSVKGFANLKRRRSSCADTPTPNSKRSKNNEGLIVKKPPKGEYVVERIECVEVDQYQPVFFVKWLGYKDSDNTWESLANVADCAQMEEFVERHQQLYETYIAKVTIELEEQLEALPLMENITVAEVDAYDPLNLQLDLILLAQYRAASSRSQREPQKIGERALRSMQLKRAQYSRRKQLVDLALFEERMNRVEKPSPPIRVENNVDLDTIDSSFKYIQDNIIGKGVPKPEAGLLGCKCIDENGVEVCAASTKCCARMAGELFAYERSTRRLRLRPGGAIFECNSRCSCDSNCSNRLVQHGRQIPLVLFKTSNGSGWGVRAATALRKGEFVCEYIGEIITSDEANERGKAYDDKGRTYLFDLDYNTAQDSEYTIDAANYGNISHFINHSCDPNLAVFPCWIEHLNVALPHLVFFTLRPIKAGEELSFDYIRADNEDLPYENLSTAVRVECRCGADNCRKVLF
- the LOC120451479 gene encoding zinc transporter ZIP1 isoform X1 codes for the protein MSLPTDGLPMEVTPSPTLAATSRGDLEKVLAMLVLGLGSLLSGLLPAFISERNRRRFPLTTSLLLCFGAGILLATALVHILPEVREQMNSKFAEVAMCGGFFIIYFIDEFIHFFFGEAIQHTHSPAAETPETEPTRRPTNGNGYGAVDERAPLLSAEPNTSHGHSRHHSHSVHDHDHPASASGCDEASVEDANARICHTSHTEPCAQSMTGTLGLFVALSLHSAIEGLAIGVQNSSTKVLFLLGAVACHKFVMGFCLGLEFRSNPQTSFRAQFVGISVFALGAVIGIGLGMLIVDVPAAWSSKTLPIVQALAGGTLFYVTVCEVIPREKARWHSNSTRRWAGFAQFATVLAGFATMCIINFYLSDEE
- the LOC120451479 gene encoding zinc transporter ZIP1 isoform X2 — its product is MSLPTDGLPMEVTPSPTLAATSRGDLEKVLAMLVLGLGSLLSGLLPAFISERNRRRFPLTTSLLLCFGAGILLATALVHILPEVREQMNSKFAEVAMCGGFFIIYFIDEFIHFFFGEAIQHTHSPAAETPETEPTRRPTNGNGYGAVDERAPLLSAEPNTSHGHSRHHSHVHDHDHPASASGCDEASVEDANARICHTSHTEPCAQSMTGTLGLFVALSLHSAIEGLAIGVQNSSTKVLFLLGAVACHKFVMGFCLGLEFRSNPQTSFRAQFVGISVFALGAVIGIGLGMLIVDVPAAWSSKTLPIVQALAGGTLFYVTVCEVIPREKARWHSNSTRRWAGFAQFATVLAGFATMCIINFYLSDEE